In a genomic window of Leptospira hartskeerlii:
- a CDS encoding MASE3 domain-containing protein: MDQETNRHWMNVIVAFFLASLPILIIQILHPYIYFESEIPPYLVFHNIAESFSIIVSMSIFGVGWFTYAQSKDKHTLFLGTACLGIALMDMMHMLGYTGMPDLFTPNSPNKSTQFWIIVRFFAAISFLTSAFIPNENGSFKQRSWLLLGSISVSAFAFVSVTYYPDLLPVTFSTEIGLTNFKKVSEFVIIFVLILALIAYWFRIPRFGWDHTKYYLYAFVFGISSELVFAVYTTVFDIYNVLGHIYKIISFFLIYRGVFISSINSPYRNVLETNEKLSKSLSEKENLIKEVYHRSNNTLQVIGSLIFLQAEAYPDSPEIKTIVNRIQDRIQAISLVHRLLFSGQDLSSVPIKQYISELSNYALQTNGNSSCKLNLNLEIEDRKLLFDAVIPIGLILSELLNNSIKYAFPEASSGNISITFYEGQDQRFHLTYSDDGVGIEENYNFKNSSSLGIQLVQGIAESQLSGKVHFKTGPKFQCEIDFPINLYKKRV, translated from the coding sequence ATGGATCAAGAAACGAATCGTCATTGGATGAACGTTATTGTCGCGTTCTTTCTTGCTTCTCTTCCTATTCTGATCATCCAAATTCTACACCCTTACATTTATTTCGAATCTGAGATCCCTCCTTATCTTGTTTTTCATAATATAGCCGAGTCATTTAGCATTATTGTATCTATGTCTATTTTCGGAGTAGGCTGGTTTACTTACGCGCAAAGTAAGGATAAACATACTCTATTTTTAGGGACCGCTTGTTTGGGGATCGCCTTGATGGACATGATGCACATGCTCGGATACACCGGCATGCCGGATTTATTTACTCCGAATTCTCCCAATAAATCCACTCAGTTTTGGATCATTGTTCGTTTCTTTGCTGCGATTTCGTTTTTGACGAGTGCGTTTATTCCAAATGAGAACGGGTCATTTAAGCAGAGAAGTTGGTTGCTTCTTGGATCGATTTCCGTTTCTGCATTTGCGTTTGTTTCAGTTACTTATTATCCGGATCTTCTTCCTGTCACCTTTTCTACCGAGATCGGTTTAACAAATTTTAAAAAGGTTTCGGAGTTTGTTATAATCTTTGTGCTGATACTTGCTTTGATCGCATATTGGTTCAGAATACCCAGGTTTGGCTGGGATCATACTAAATATTATTTATATGCATTTGTATTTGGTATATCCAGCGAGCTCGTATTCGCAGTATACACTACTGTATTCGATATATATAATGTATTAGGTCATATCTACAAAATCATTTCCTTCTTCCTTATTTACAGAGGTGTTTTTATTTCCTCTATCAATAGTCCTTATCGAAATGTTTTAGAAACCAACGAGAAGTTGTCCAAGTCTTTGTCTGAAAAAGAGAATCTAATTAAGGAGGTGTATCATCGTTCCAATAACACTTTGCAAGTAATTGGCAGTCTGATCTTTCTGCAAGCGGAGGCATATCCGGATAGTCCGGAAATTAAGACAATAGTAAATAGGATCCAGGACCGTATACAGGCTATCTCTCTTGTTCATAGATTACTATTTTCCGGGCAGGATCTTTCTTCCGTGCCGATCAAGCAGTATATCTCCGAGTTATCAAATTATGCTTTGCAAACCAACGGTAATAGTTCCTGCAAGCTGAACCTTAATTTGGAAATAGAGGATCGAAAACTACTTTTTGATGCCGTAATTCCTATAGGCTTGATCCTTTCCGAACTTTTGAATAATTCGATTAAATATGCTTTTCCGGAAGCTTCTTCCGGAAATATCTCGATCACTTTTTACGAAGGTCAAGATCAAAGATTTCACTTAACGTATTCTGATGATGGAGTAGGAATTGAGGAAAATTACAATTTTAAGAACAGCAGTTCTCTAGGTATACAGCTTGTGCAAGGGATTGCGGAAAGCCAATTATCCGGAAAGGTCCATTTTAAGACCGGTCCGAAATTTCAATGTGAGATCGATTTTCCGATCAATCTATATAAGAAGCGAGTGTAG
- a CDS encoding response regulator, translated as MNNLNVLLVEDEVIIAMVIRRELKKMGCTVVELATSGEDAIRIAKEDRPDLILMDITLAGEIDGITAASEIKEDADIPIVFVTGYQDKATRERAASIKPLGYFVKPLQMDQLKNLIDSHF; from the coding sequence ATGAACAATCTAAACGTACTTCTTGTAGAGGATGAAGTGATAATAGCGATGGTGATCCGAAGAGAATTAAAGAAGATGGGATGTACTGTAGTAGAACTCGCCACTTCAGGAGAAGATGCGATCCGAATTGCGAAGGAAGATAGGCCTGATCTGATCTTAATGGATATTACTCTTGCTGGAGAGATAGACGGGATCACCGCAGCCTCCGAGATAAAAGAGGACGCAGACATTCCTATCGTTTTTGTCACTGGATACCAAGATAAAGCAACTAGAGAAAGAGCGGCTTCGATCAAACCATTAGGATATTTTGTTAAACCTTTACAGATGGACCAATTGAAGAATCTGATAGATTCTCATTTTTGA
- a CDS encoding OmpP1/FadL family transporter, translating into MNLGINIIKRNKFPRSNGGLVSLFIILLFFSSLNYSSVHGFQGIMPTSFGARQAGMGGAFQAIGGSVMDLESNPSHLARLTTPKWEFGTSVHFARIEYSDSFMDQDPNLSYQNKIVETPRAVFPYIGYIQPVTDRLGIGFALYTQGGGGGSFSNITRISPGKQSLNDTLNGDVPFGTERKIQEDLKFKFMLTKLTIGAGYRFGNLSVGLGLDLAYAFMEMKKTNLDLSRTIELPGSIAYNSDPAYSYGGKLGFSYDLSSNVRIAYSYTLRNVLHMDGQIKVEGEDPIIKNGSRVSRYMVWPDRHIFGISYRTNSWIFDFDIKFIPWSRSFRTNRFVLDQPLVTTPIGLESNVMQMNFRWRDQYCFALGAEYEWKYGFRFRGGYSYAKTPMTPQGLNPMLGTTNEHHLAGGLGYYTSNGSALHLAVEYAFPKSMKGSESSDWALSHSIFSAKEIQLAQFQFNKSVSVLSISFGIEKNI; encoded by the coding sequence ATGAATCTCGGAATTAATATCATAAAAAGAAACAAATTTCCCCGATCAAATGGAGGCTTGGTCTCGCTTTTCATCATTCTATTGTTCTTCTCTTCCCTAAACTACTCTTCAGTGCATGGATTCCAAGGCATTATGCCAACTTCTTTCGGAGCAAGACAAGCTGGGATGGGAGGTGCGTTCCAAGCGATTGGCGGATCCGTTATGGACTTAGAATCCAATCCATCTCACTTAGCAAGACTCACTACTCCGAAATGGGAGTTTGGGACTTCAGTTCATTTTGCTCGAATAGAATATTCAGATTCCTTTATGGACCAAGACCCAAACCTTTCTTATCAAAATAAGATCGTAGAAACTCCAAGGGCAGTCTTTCCTTATATAGGCTATATTCAGCCTGTTACGGATCGACTCGGGATCGGATTTGCATTGTATACACAAGGCGGAGGTGGTGGTTCTTTTTCGAATATCACTCGAATCTCACCAGGTAAACAATCTCTAAACGATACATTAAATGGCGATGTTCCCTTCGGCACGGAAAGAAAAATACAGGAAGATCTTAAATTCAAATTTATGCTTACAAAACTGACCATAGGTGCCGGATACAGATTCGGAAATCTATCCGTAGGTTTAGGCCTTGATCTTGCTTATGCATTTATGGAAATGAAGAAGACAAACTTGGATCTGAGTCGAACAATCGAACTTCCCGGAAGCATTGCATATAATAGCGATCCAGCTTATTCCTACGGAGGAAAATTAGGATTTTCTTATGATCTTTCCTCGAATGTCAGAATCGCTTACTCATACACTCTACGAAATGTTTTACATATGGACGGGCAGATAAAAGTAGAAGGAGAAGATCCGATCATCAAAAATGGATCCCGTGTATCTAGATATATGGTTTGGCCGGATAGACATATTTTCGGGATCTCTTACAGAACAAATTCTTGGATCTTCGATTTTGATATTAAGTTTATTCCTTGGTCCCGGAGTTTTAGAACAAATCGTTTTGTCTTGGACCAGCCATTAGTAACTACTCCAATCGGTCTCGAATCAAACGTAATGCAGATGAATTTCAGATGGAGAGATCAATATTGTTTCGCTTTAGGAGCGGAATACGAATGGAAATATGGATTTAGGTTTAGAGGAGGATACAGTTATGCTAAAACTCCAATGACTCCTCAGGGATTAAATCCAATGCTCGGAACCACAAATGAGCATCATCTAGCCGGAGGTTTGGGATACTATACTTCAAATGGCTCTGCTCTCCATTTAGCGGTAGAATATGCATTTCCAAAATCAATGAAAGGAAGCGAGTCCTCTGATTGGGCTCTCTCACACTCGATTTTTTCTGCAAAAGAGATACAATTGGCTCAATTCCAATTCAACAAATCCGTTTCCGTATTAAGCATAAGTTTTGGGATTGAAAAAAATATTTAA
- a CDS encoding patatin-like phospholipase family protein, protein MELPKAKKGKRALLVEGGGMKGAFAGGVLHSLNCILPAKNFDLVLAVSSGACCAAYYATTPDPEPVSGDHTLSIWKYELAGKKLISVFHPLFGKPFLDQKYLIDYLFRKKYRILTENLGKKGLPELRIAVSNLRSRSIEYRKATKENLFDLLKAATSLPIATKGKYKVEGEYLSDAAILNPLPLQDLIQAGYKDITVVLNSPIQHSSPPLTSISRFLSFPLDRKLSKIMKFSHHTNYNKAREIASNPPKGVRIYTIAPETKLPVGLITTKQSRLEETVELGKEIGRKAAKFLKRKL, encoded by the coding sequence ATGGAACTTCCTAAAGCAAAAAAAGGAAAGCGAGCACTCTTGGTAGAAGGAGGAGGAATGAAAGGGGCGTTTGCGGGAGGAGTTTTACATTCTTTGAATTGTATTCTGCCTGCCAAAAATTTCGATCTAGTTCTGGCCGTTTCGTCAGGAGCTTGTTGCGCAGCTTATTATGCGACCACTCCCGATCCTGAACCGGTTTCGGGAGATCATACTCTTTCTATCTGGAAATACGAACTTGCGGGTAAAAAATTGATCTCAGTCTTTCATCCACTTTTCGGAAAACCATTCTTAGATCAGAAATACTTAATAGATTATCTATTCCGAAAAAAATATAGGATCTTAACCGAAAATTTAGGAAAAAAAGGATTACCTGAACTAAGGATAGCCGTAAGTAACCTTCGCTCCAGATCCATAGAATATAGAAAAGCTACAAAAGAAAATCTTTTCGATCTATTAAAGGCCGCAACATCTCTGCCTATCGCAACCAAAGGAAAATATAAGGTAGAAGGAGAATATCTTTCCGATGCAGCGATCCTGAACCCTTTACCATTACAAGATCTAATCCAAGCCGGATATAAGGACATAACGGTAGTATTAAATTCGCCTATACAACATTCTTCGCCTCCACTCACCTCTATTAGCAGATTTTTATCATTTCCTTTAGATAGAAAATTGTCTAAAATCATGAAATTTTCACATCATACAAATTATAATAAAGCGAGAGAGATCGCGTCTAATCCTCCGAAGGGAGTCCGCATTTATACTATCGCTCCGGAAACTAAACTCCCAGTAGGGCTAATCACTACTAAACAATCCAGATTAGAAGAAACAGTAGAATTAGGAAAAGAAATCGGAAGAAAGGCCGCGAAATTTTTAAAACGAAAACTATGA
- a CDS encoding FAD-binding dehydrogenase — protein MKENKKEKISLSTEVLVIGGGLAGIVLALDLLDSGKRVTLVDRDSEDRLGGLARLSFGGIFMVDTPIQRWNGIEDSVSLALSDWNSTAEFSKEDHLPKLWAKEYVNRSLEDIFYYLKGKSVGFFPVVHWVERGLFKPGNSVPRFHMVWGTGDGLISALKKNLYAHKNLNRLRFLFGTRATELIRSGKKVKGCIAESETDGKRYEILAEHTVLASGGIAGDMQKIRKHWPKSLGKPPETILNGSHKYAIGDLHTASAKIGANLTHLDKMWNYAAGVHHPDPKWEGEGLSLVPPKSALWLNSKGERIGPIPLVTGFDTRYLVERICAQEEKFSWQIMNWKIAVKELAVSGSEFNDSIRNKDFLGFLKTVFFGNEPFIKKISSECTDFVVADSISELAEGMNELNEDRSIDADKLERTILEYDGMIERGESFYNDDQLRRIAQLRNYRGDRARTCKFQKILDRKAMPLIAIREFILTRKSMGGIQTDLRSRVLDSKGNPIEGLYAVGEAAGFGGGGIHGKGALEGTFLGSCVLTSRIAARSIIKP, from the coding sequence ATGAAAGAGAATAAGAAAGAAAAAATATCCTTATCCACAGAAGTATTAGTGATCGGAGGAGGTCTTGCCGGGATTGTTCTCGCTTTGGATCTACTAGATTCAGGAAAGAGAGTGACTTTGGTTGATCGAGATTCTGAGGATCGATTGGGAGGCCTTGCCAGGCTTTCTTTTGGCGGCATCTTTATGGTGGATACTCCGATCCAAAGATGGAACGGAATAGAGGATAGTGTTTCTTTAGCTCTTTCTGATTGGAATTCCACTGCTGAATTTTCTAAAGAAGACCACCTTCCTAAACTTTGGGCAAAAGAATACGTTAACCGATCTTTAGAGGATATTTTCTATTATTTGAAAGGAAAGTCCGTAGGCTTCTTCCCTGTTGTACACTGGGTGGAAAGAGGATTGTTCAAACCGGGAAATAGTGTTCCTAGATTCCACATGGTTTGGGGAACGGGGGACGGTTTGATCTCCGCATTAAAGAAAAATTTATACGCTCATAAAAATTTAAATCGACTTCGTTTTCTATTCGGCACTCGAGCTACGGAACTGATCCGTTCCGGAAAGAAAGTCAAGGGTTGTATTGCTGAATCTGAAACGGATGGAAAAAGATACGAGATCTTAGCGGAACATACCGTACTCGCTAGCGGCGGAATTGCCGGTGATATGCAGAAGATCAGGAAACATTGGCCTAAGTCTCTTGGTAAACCTCCCGAGACCATTTTGAACGGTTCACATAAATATGCGATCGGAGATCTACATACTGCTTCCGCAAAGATAGGAGCGAATCTAACTCATTTGGATAAGATGTGGAATTATGCTGCGGGCGTTCATCACCCCGATCCGAAATGGGAAGGAGAAGGATTGAGTTTGGTCCCTCCTAAATCTGCTCTTTGGTTGAATTCAAAGGGAGAAAGGATCGGACCGATCCCTTTAGTTACCGGTTTTGATACACGCTATCTTGTGGAAAGGATCTGCGCTCAAGAGGAAAAGTTCTCTTGGCAAATCATGAATTGGAAGATTGCAGTAAAGGAACTTGCCGTTTCCGGTTCCGAATTCAATGACTCGATCCGTAATAAGGATTTCTTAGGATTTTTGAAGACGGTATTTTTCGGGAATGAGCCTTTCATAAAAAAGATCAGCTCTGAATGTACCGATTTTGTAGTGGCGGATTCAATTTCAGAACTCGCAGAAGGGATGAACGAATTGAATGAAGATCGTTCAATCGACGCGGATAAATTAGAAAGAACTATTTTAGAATATGATGGGATGATCGAAAGGGGAGAATCTTTCTATAATGACGATCAACTCAGGAGGATCGCGCAACTTCGTAATTATCGTGGAGACCGTGCTCGAACCTGCAAATTCCAAAAGATCCTAGATCGAAAAGCGATGCCTTTGATCGCTATACGTGAATTTATTCTTACTCGAAAATCCATGGGGGGGATCCAAACGGATCTAAGATCCAGAGTTTTAGACTCTAAAGGAAATCCTATAGAAGGCCTGTACGCGGTAGGAGAAGCAGCGGGCTTCGGTGGAGGAGGGATCCACGGAAAAGGGGCCTTAGAAGGCACCTTCTTAGGAAGTTGTGTGCTTACCTCCAGAATTGCAGCACGTTCCATTATAAAACCTTAA
- a CDS encoding thiamine pyrophosphate-binding protein, translating into MKKTGAELIVYALEQIGVKFTFGIPGVHNTELYDELNISKSITPYLVTHECGAAFMADAISRTSESIGTLVIVPAAGATHALSGIGEAYLDGIPMLIISGGVRTDTGKKFQLHQIDQSGFLKGITKKFFRVETHEEIVPIIFEAFEIATEDEAGPVFIEIPVNIQLFSGTVSYIPKFTPERNVWKIDEAALEGACELLKNSTHPGIFAGWGAREATKELIELAELIGSPVATTLQGLSVFPADHPLHTGMGFGEYSVPAGEAAFENCNCLLAIGTRFSEIPTGSFSMKVPENLIHIDVNPDVFSKNYPAKFELEGDAKHILGAILEKLKKDGIQKKGSERVRELILKKKREYTEEWEKHSIPDKVNPSVFFRELRKQMKEEDILVVDDGNHTFLAAELFPSIRSKTFISPSDFNSMGYCVPASIGAKIASPDRNVVGIVGDGAFLMTGLELLTATTNSVGVVICVFYDGELSQISQGQQIPYSRKTCTILGELQLEGIAKGTGAAYLSLESNENIESVLQQAFRISSEGRPVIVDIKIDYSKRTRFTKGVVQANLGRFPLGEKFRFIGRALWRKLTG; encoded by the coding sequence ATGAAGAAGACCGGAGCAGAATTAATAGTATACGCCTTGGAACAGATCGGAGTGAAATTTACTTTCGGGATACCGGGCGTTCATAATACGGAGTTGTACGACGAATTGAACATATCAAAGAGTATTACTCCGTATCTTGTTACCCATGAATGTGGTGCTGCGTTTATGGCGGACGCAATTAGTAGGACTTCCGAGTCTATCGGAACCCTGGTCATTGTTCCTGCAGCAGGCGCGACTCACGCGTTAAGTGGTATCGGAGAAGCTTACTTGGACGGGATCCCGATGCTGATCATTTCAGGTGGAGTGAGAACGGATACCGGAAAAAAATTCCAATTACATCAAATAGATCAGTCCGGCTTCCTAAAAGGGATCACGAAGAAATTCTTCCGAGTAGAGACTCATGAAGAGATCGTTCCAATCATATTCGAAGCCTTTGAAATTGCAACAGAGGATGAAGCTGGACCTGTCTTTATTGAAATTCCTGTAAACATACAATTGTTCTCGGGAACGGTGTCCTATATTCCTAAGTTCACGCCGGAAAGGAATGTTTGGAAGATCGACGAGGCGGCATTAGAAGGAGCATGTGAACTTTTAAAGAACTCTACGCATCCGGGGATTTTTGCCGGTTGGGGAGCAAGAGAAGCAACAAAGGAATTGATCGAACTCGCAGAACTTATAGGTTCTCCGGTTGCAACAACCTTGCAAGGATTAAGCGTATTCCCGGCGGATCATCCGCTTCATACCGGGATGGGATTCGGTGAGTATTCAGTTCCGGCAGGAGAAGCCGCATTCGAAAATTGTAATTGTCTATTAGCGATCGGGACAAGATTCTCCGAAATCCCGACCGGAAGTTTTAGTATGAAGGTGCCTGAAAATCTGATCCATATAGACGTAAATCCTGACGTATTTTCAAAAAACTATCCGGCCAAATTCGAGTTAGAAGGGGACGCCAAACATATATTAGGCGCCATACTTGAAAAATTGAAGAAGGATGGAATTCAGAAAAAAGGATCCGAGAGAGTAAGGGAACTGATCCTGAAGAAAAAAAGAGAATACACGGAAGAATGGGAAAAACATTCCATTCCGGATAAAGTCAATCCTTCCGTTTTCTTTCGAGAGTTGCGTAAACAAATGAAGGAAGAAGATATCCTGGTAGTAGACGACGGGAATCATACTTTCCTAGCTGCAGAACTATTCCCATCGATCCGTTCTAAGACATTCATCTCTCCCAGCGATTTTAATTCTATGGGATATTGTGTGCCTGCATCTATAGGAGCTAAGATTGCGAGCCCGGATCGGAATGTAGTTGGGATCGTAGGTGACGGCGCCTTTCTAATGACAGGACTTGAGTTACTCACCGCGACTACAAATTCTGTAGGAGTAGTCATTTGTGTATTTTATGATGGGGAGTTGAGCCAGATCTCCCAAGGACAACAGATACCATATTCTCGCAAAACATGCACTATTCTGGGAGAATTACAATTAGAAGGTATAGCCAAAGGAACAGGTGCCGCTTATCTTTCCCTTGAGTCTAACGAAAATATAGAGTCCGTGCTACAACAAGCATTTCGAATTTCTTCGGAAGGTAGACCTGTCATTGTGGATATAAAGATAGATTATTCTAAAAGGACTAGATTTACTAAGGGAGTGGTCCAGGCAAATCTAGGTAGATTTCCTTTAGGAGAAAAATTCAGATTTATCGGTCGTGCTCTTTGGAGAAAATTGACAGGCTGA
- a CDS encoding copper resistance protein CopD: MYFIALLFHFFAAAFWVGGMLFFVLIFRPVYKDKELSDVKTLLLLKIALQFRKVSYYVFIILMGSGISIAYLKGYFEVYSQISYWVSSHGVVFLIKMILFLFLLLSSVLHDFLIGPNAFKDMQNGIRSDSRSRKYAAIFGRINLLISLLIAVLGLAYSRGFTF; this comes from the coding sequence ATGTATTTTATAGCCCTATTATTCCATTTTTTTGCTGCCGCCTTTTGGGTAGGTGGAATGCTTTTCTTCGTGCTGATCTTTCGTCCGGTATATAAGGATAAGGAACTTTCAGATGTTAAAACTCTGTTATTGCTTAAGATTGCACTGCAATTTAGAAAAGTATCATATTATGTGTTCATAATATTGATGGGTTCTGGGATCAGTATCGCGTATTTAAAAGGATATTTCGAGGTGTATTCTCAGATTTCTTACTGGGTTTCTTCTCACGGGGTAGTCTTTCTAATTAAAATGATCTTGTTCCTTTTTTTACTTCTTAGTTCTGTTCTTCATGATTTTTTGATCGGCCCGAATGCGTTTAAGGACATGCAAAATGGGATTAGATCGGATAGTCGGAGTCGGAAATATGCGGCCATTTTTGGAAGGATCAATCTTCTGATCTCTTTATTGATCGCAGTTCTGGGGCTTGCGTATTCTAGGGGTTTTACTTTTTAA
- a CDS encoding Crp/Fnr family transcriptional regulator, translating into MLSIFSEGRKRTLKKDEFLFHQGDETDCLHLLTEGKLQIFKYDSSSNEVTLNFFQPVSMIAELALINGIPFPASGRFVTDGAVLSLPFKELRERIKTDIRLNHLLIQSLFSKIQALNLSINRGMTMDSLQRVAHFLYYLPESQATLAHSQIASMLALRPETFSRALKQLKDQGIINPERGLIEVLQKEELRKFF; encoded by the coding sequence ATGTTATCCATCTTTTCCGAAGGAAGGAAGCGGACTCTTAAAAAAGACGAATTCCTGTTTCATCAAGGCGACGAGACGGATTGTTTGCATCTTCTTACGGAAGGTAAATTACAAATATTCAAATATGATTCCAGCTCAAATGAAGTCACTTTAAACTTTTTTCAGCCTGTTTCCATGATCGCAGAACTTGCGCTCATCAACGGGATCCCATTTCCTGCCTCAGGTAGATTCGTTACTGATGGGGCTGTACTTTCTCTTCCCTTTAAAGAGTTGCGAGAAAGGATAAAAACGGATATTCGCTTAAATCATCTTTTGATCCAATCCTTGTTCAGTAAGATCCAAGCATTAAATCTTTCCATCAATCGTGGAATGACTATGGATTCTCTGCAAAGGGTCGCTCACTTCCTGTATTATCTTCCGGAAAGCCAAGCAACACTTGCGCATTCTCAGATCGCTTCTATGCTCGCACTACGGCCTGAAACCTTCTCTAGAGCACTAAAACAACTCAAGGACCAAGGCATTATCAACCCCGAAAGAGGTCTGATAGAGGTTTTACAAAAAGAAGAATTAAGAAAATTTTTCTAA
- a CDS encoding c-type cytochrome, translating into MKIIKNIIKFGKITPVILGLIAFSYCGKEKPAEAESSVGSKGIGPVTSVTLGTLDEGMAQKGKQNFETKCSACHKFEEKVVGPALKGVTERRTPEWIMNMILNPMEMTQKDPIAQELLAEHLTQMTFQNVKESEAREILEYLRKMDKK; encoded by the coding sequence ATGAAGATAATTAAGAATATCATAAAATTCGGTAAGATCACTCCGGTAATCTTAGGTTTAATCGCTTTCTCCTATTGCGGGAAAGAAAAACCTGCAGAGGCCGAGAGTTCTGTCGGTAGTAAGGGGATCGGGCCGGTCACTTCCGTTACGTTAGGCACATTAGATGAAGGGATGGCCCAAAAAGGGAAACAAAACTTCGAAACAAAATGTAGCGCCTGTCATAAATTCGAAGAGAAGGTCGTAGGACCTGCATTAAAGGGAGTAACTGAGAGAAGAACTCCGGAGTGGATCATGAATATGATCTTGAATCCTATGGAAATGACACAGAAGGATCCGATCGCTCAAGAACTTCTCGCAGAACATCTGACTCAGATGACGTTCCAAAACGTAAAAGAATCTGAAGCCAGAGAGATCCTGGAATATCTTAGAAAAATGGATAAGAAATAA